A window of Opitutus sp. ER46 contains these coding sequences:
- a CDS encoding LysR family transcriptional regulator, which translates to MKPTLDSRQLHAFAALARRGSFTLAAKDLFLTQSAVSHAIKALEDDVGCRLFDRVGRRVILTQAGEQFLRHVEKILREMELARAGLDTLTRWGHGRLRVGASTTACQHILPAVLREFRQSYPKCVIRIEPGDHGQQLELLRGGHIDLALIIEPPVTAMAEFVFMPLFQDEMRFLVAPLHPWARVGRAPRESIQSETLVLYNKASHTFRLVNDYFREEKITLTNVIELGSMEAIKELVKTGLGAGVLAPWIARTELAQGSLVSLPLGPRKLRRRWGVAHLRGRRLALGEETFVGLCAAACENLGLTLSEPPAVSARSAG; encoded by the coding sequence GTGAAACCCACTCTCGACAGCCGACAGCTGCATGCCTTTGCGGCGCTTGCGCGGCGCGGCAGCTTTACGCTCGCCGCGAAGGACCTGTTCCTGACGCAGTCCGCGGTGAGCCATGCCATCAAGGCGCTCGAGGACGATGTCGGCTGCCGGCTGTTTGATCGCGTGGGCCGGCGGGTGATTCTCACGCAGGCCGGCGAGCAGTTCCTGCGTCACGTGGAGAAGATCCTGCGCGAGATGGAGCTGGCCCGGGCCGGGCTCGACACGCTGACGCGCTGGGGCCACGGGCGGCTGCGGGTGGGGGCGAGCACGACGGCGTGCCAGCATATCCTGCCGGCGGTGTTGCGGGAGTTTCGGCAGAGCTATCCCAAGTGCGTGATTCGCATCGAGCCGGGCGATCACGGCCAGCAGCTTGAGTTGCTGCGGGGCGGGCACATCGATCTCGCGCTGATCATCGAGCCGCCGGTCACGGCGATGGCGGAGTTCGTCTTCATGCCCTTGTTCCAGGACGAGATGCGTTTCCTGGTCGCGCCGTTGCACCCTTGGGCGCGCGTGGGTCGTGCGCCGCGCGAGTCGATCCAGAGCGAGACGCTCGTGCTCTATAACAAGGCGAGTCACACGTTCCGGCTCGTGAACGACTACTTCCGCGAGGAAAAGATCACGCTGACGAACGTGATCGAGCTCGGGAGCATGGAGGCGATCAAGGAGCTGGTGAAGACGGGCCTGGGCGCGGGCGTATTGGCGCCGTGGATCGCGCGCACCGAACTTGCGCAGGGTTCGCTGGTTTCGCTGCCGCTTGGTCCGCGGAAGCTGCGCCGCCGCTGGGGTGTGGCGCACCTGCGCGGGCGACGTCTCGCGCTCGGCGAGGAAACCTTTGTTGGGCTGTGCGCCGCGGCCTGCGAGAACCTCGGGCTGACGCTCTCGGAGCCGCCCGCGGTATCGGCGCGATCAGCGGGATGA
- a CDS encoding cob(I)yrinic acid a,c-diamide adenosyltransferase, whose amino-acid sequence MSIVTRTGDDGTSGLLYGQRVPKDHPQIETVGAFDELNAAIGMIKPLLGESARDQEIRTQLIQVQKNLIALMGEVVCAEADAARYAASKFEKIAATDVQRLDTAAAALEARGLKFDGWATPGANARAASFDLARSVARRAERRLTSLPAHGRSVRPELQRFVNRLSDLLWLLAREAEQ is encoded by the coding sequence ATGAGCATTGTCACCCGCACCGGCGACGACGGCACCAGCGGCCTGCTTTACGGGCAGCGCGTGCCGAAGGACCATCCGCAAATTGAAACGGTCGGCGCGTTCGACGAGCTGAACGCCGCGATCGGCATGATCAAGCCGCTGCTCGGCGAGTCGGCCCGCGATCAGGAAATCCGCACCCAGCTCATCCAGGTGCAGAAGAACCTCATCGCCCTCATGGGCGAGGTGGTGTGCGCCGAGGCCGACGCCGCGCGCTACGCCGCCTCCAAGTTCGAGAAGATCGCCGCGACCGATGTACAGCGGCTCGACACCGCCGCGGCGGCCCTCGAAGCCCGCGGGCTCAAGTTCGACGGCTGGGCCACGCCCGGCGCGAACGCCCGGGCCGCGTCCTTCGACCTCGCCCGCTCCGTGGCGCGCCGCGCCGAGCGCCGCCTCACCAGCCTCCCCGCCCACGGCCGGAGCGTCCGCCCCGAACTCCAGCGATTCGTCAACCGCCTCTCCGACCTCCTCTGGCTCCTTGCCCGCGAAGCGGAGCAGTAA
- a CDS encoding PhoH family protein has translation MENLRGAHAPISRIKVSAKVKTFVLDTNVLLHDPHSIFKFEENNLAIPVEVLEELDAIKAEQSTERGRNARRVHRILQELLPDARSMHEGVVLSHGGTLSIIINPYLAEPGRHSPAMDRLRAILPDLSKKDNRIIAAALYVQEQYPPPTILVTKDVNVQLKARAVGLESEDYLNDKVPADIDEASYRELPVNVYELQRFCSEGGFEIRDTLARTLYVNEYVLLRSDEGKTMPARYYGEGLVRRLKVPDYVKAPGGIPIRARNLEQQFFMDALLDDSISLLTCFGKAGTGKTLLSTACALHQTYDETSRYDGVSISRPVISLGKDMGFLPGSLEEKMRPWLQPYHDALEVLIPSKPPKEPQFAAKKVSKKKFKRREEQMLASMTLPQNGSYGHSNGNGHAGGGGPGLVKPYERLLKSGLVEIEALAFIRGRSIARRFFILDEAQQLTPHEVKTVITRISEGSKIVLIGDPAQIDNPYVDSRSNGLVYCFNRMRGQPISAHVKLTKGERSKLAELAADLL, from the coding sequence ATGGAAAACCTGCGCGGGGCCCACGCCCCAATCTCGCGGATCAAGGTTTCGGCCAAGGTGAAGACCTTCGTACTGGATACGAACGTCCTGCTGCACGACCCTCATTCGATCTTCAAGTTTGAGGAGAACAACCTGGCCATCCCCGTCGAGGTCCTCGAGGAACTCGACGCGATCAAGGCAGAGCAATCCACCGAGCGCGGCCGCAATGCGCGGCGCGTGCACCGGATTCTCCAGGAGCTGCTGCCCGATGCCCGTTCGATGCACGAAGGCGTGGTGCTGTCCCACGGCGGCACGCTCTCGATCATCATCAACCCCTACCTGGCGGAGCCCGGCCGGCACTCGCCCGCGATGGATCGGCTGCGGGCCATCCTGCCCGACCTGAGCAAGAAGGACAACCGCATCATCGCCGCGGCGTTGTATGTGCAGGAGCAATACCCGCCGCCCACGATCCTCGTGACGAAGGACGTCAACGTGCAGCTCAAGGCGCGCGCGGTGGGCCTCGAGTCGGAGGACTACCTGAACGACAAGGTCCCGGCCGACATCGACGAGGCGAGCTACCGCGAACTCCCGGTCAACGTGTACGAGCTGCAGCGCTTCTGCTCGGAGGGCGGGTTTGAGATCCGCGACACGCTCGCGCGGACGCTGTATGTGAACGAGTACGTGCTGCTCCGGTCGGACGAGGGAAAGACGATGCCCGCGCGCTACTACGGCGAAGGCCTCGTGCGGCGGCTCAAGGTGCCGGACTACGTGAAGGCGCCGGGCGGCATTCCGATCCGGGCGCGCAACCTGGAACAGCAGTTTTTCATGGACGCGCTGCTCGACGATTCGATCAGCCTGCTCACGTGTTTCGGCAAGGCCGGCACGGGCAAGACGCTGCTGTCGACCGCGTGCGCGCTGCATCAGACGTACGACGAGACCTCCCGCTACGACGGGGTTTCGATCTCGCGGCCGGTGATCTCACTGGGCAAGGACATGGGTTTCCTGCCGGGCTCGCTCGAGGAGAAGATGCGGCCGTGGCTGCAGCCGTACCACGACGCGCTCGAAGTCCTGATCCCGTCGAAGCCGCCGAAGGAGCCGCAATTCGCGGCGAAGAAGGTTTCGAAGAAGAAGTTCAAGCGGCGCGAGGAGCAGATGCTGGCGTCGATGACGCTCCCGCAGAACGGCTCGTACGGTCACAGCAACGGCAACGGCCATGCTGGCGGTGGCGGTCCCGGCCTGGTGAAGCCTTACGAGCGGCTGCTCAAGAGCGGACTGGTCGAGATCGAGGCGCTGGCGTTCATCCGCGGACGCTCGATCGCGCGCCGGTTCTTCATCCTGGACGAGGCGCAGCAACTGACACCGCACGAGGTGAAGACCGTGATCACGCGTATCTCCGAAGGCTCGAAGATCGTGCTGATCGGCGATCCGGCGCAGATCGACAACCCGTATGTCGACTCCCGCAGCAATGGCCTCGTGTATTGTTTCAACCGGATGCGCGGGCAGCCGATCTCCGCGCACGTGAAGCTCACGAAAGGCGAACGCTCAAAGCTTGCCGAACTCGCCGCCGACCTCCTGTGA
- the def gene encoding peptide deformylase translates to MSLRIVHYNEPVLHRKGVKIEKFDSALEKLAEDMVVAMHEAGGIGLAAQQVGQALQLCVVDLREADADFQWEFDGARPPIELFMPMALVNPEVSVARGTPEVDYEEGCLSFPKIRGDIKRPERITVKFQDQHGVPHVLTCDGLLARCIQHEVDHLNGVLFIDRMAKKVYASVEDAVKALAKETKAATGRRK, encoded by the coding sequence ATGTCCCTCCGAATTGTTCACTACAACGAGCCGGTTTTGCACCGAAAGGGTGTAAAAATTGAAAAGTTCGATTCCGCGCTGGAGAAGCTCGCGGAGGACATGGTCGTGGCGATGCACGAAGCCGGTGGCATCGGGCTCGCGGCGCAGCAAGTCGGTCAGGCGCTGCAACTTTGCGTCGTCGATCTGCGCGAAGCCGACGCGGATTTCCAGTGGGAGTTCGATGGCGCGCGTCCTCCGATCGAGCTGTTCATGCCGATGGCCCTGGTGAACCCGGAGGTGTCGGTGGCCCGGGGCACGCCCGAGGTGGACTACGAGGAAGGCTGCCTTTCGTTTCCGAAGATTCGCGGCGACATCAAGCGCCCGGAGCGGATCACGGTGAAGTTCCAGGACCAGCATGGCGTGCCGCACGTCCTCACCTGCGATGGCCTGCTCGCGCGCTGCATCCAGCACGAGGTCGATCACCTCAACGGCGTCCTCTTCATCGATCGGATGGCCAAGAAGGTCTACGCGTCCGTGGAAGACGCCGTGAAAGCGCTCGCCAAGGAAACGAAGGCCGCCACCGGCCGGCGCAAGTAG
- a CDS encoding serine O-acetyltransferase: protein MHLEDTLQALLRSYRSDGGINHLDGRNLPSQESVNQLAADCMHLLFPGYFEEAGLTQDQLAGHIRGLLDRVDRRLATEVTKCLRFTGIPSADAKAREFADTFLQQFPSLRQLIRTDVEAAYQGDPAARSIEEIILAYPCVLVISIQRLAHVLYHLGVPLLPRMLTEYAHERTGCDIHPGARLGSYFFIDHCTGVVIGETATVGSHVKLYQGVTLGAKSFELDAEGRPIKGVKRHPDIGDHVTIYAHATILGGDTHIGANSIIGSSVWLMKSVPDESAVYFKGDNLVIRSRRKKESLVERGAAPTHEHDWEI from the coding sequence ATGCATCTCGAAGACACGCTCCAGGCCCTCCTCCGATCGTACCGGAGCGACGGCGGCATCAATCACCTCGACGGCCGCAATCTGCCGTCGCAGGAGTCCGTCAACCAACTCGCCGCCGACTGCATGCACCTGCTGTTTCCCGGCTACTTCGAGGAGGCGGGGCTGACGCAGGACCAGCTGGCCGGCCACATCCGCGGGCTGCTTGACCGCGTCGATCGCCGACTCGCGACCGAGGTGACAAAGTGCCTGCGTTTCACGGGTATTCCCTCGGCCGATGCGAAGGCGCGGGAGTTTGCGGATACATTTCTCCAGCAGTTTCCCTCGCTGCGGCAGCTCATCCGCACCGATGTCGAGGCCGCGTATCAGGGCGACCCGGCGGCGCGAAGCATCGAGGAGATCATCCTCGCCTACCCGTGCGTGCTGGTGATCTCCATCCAGCGCCTCGCCCACGTGCTTTACCACCTCGGCGTGCCGCTGCTGCCGCGCATGCTGACGGAGTACGCCCACGAGCGCACCGGCTGCGACATCCATCCCGGCGCCCGGCTCGGCAGCTACTTCTTCATCGACCATTGCACCGGCGTCGTGATCGGCGAAACCGCCACCGTCGGCTCGCACGTCAAGCTGTATCAGGGCGTCACTCTCGGCGCGAAGTCCTTCGAGCTCGATGCCGAGGGCCGGCCGATCAAGGGCGTGAAACGCCATCCCGACATCGGCGACCACGTCACGATCTACGCCCACGCCACCATCCTCGGCGGCGACACGCACATTGGCGCGAACTCGATCATCGGCTCCAGCGTGTGGCTCATGAAATCCGTGCCGGACGAGTCCGCGGTGTACTTCAAGGGCGACAACCTGGTGATTCGCTCGCGCCGCAAGAAGGAGTCGCTCGTCGAGCGCGGCGCCGCGCCGACGCACGAGCACGACTGGGAGATCTAG
- a CDS encoding Gfo/Idh/MocA family oxidoreductase: MAADSTLQPFLPASKPGPVVGPGEFVFAAAFLEHGHIYGQCNGLIEAGATLRWVYDPDPQKVAAFRAKYPDVRVARSFDEILADADVKLVAAAAIPAERGQIGMRVMEAGKDYFTDKTPFTALSQLDAAKAAVARTGRKYAVYYSERLHVESAMFATDFVAAGGIGRVIQVLGLGPHRLSKNVRPAWFWEKEQYGGILCDIGSHQFEQFLTYSGATDASVTQAAVANFGNPEYPEFEDFGEASLLGDNGTSNYVRIDWFNPDGLGTWGDGRTFILGTDGYLELRKYIDVGRDKAGDNVYVVDAKGEHRLNVTGQVGFRFFGQLILDCLNRTEHAMTQAHAFKAAELCLRAQLAARRIAVPPVPFA; encoded by the coding sequence ATGGCCGCCGATTCCACCCTCCAGCCGTTCCTGCCCGCGTCCAAACCCGGCCCGGTCGTGGGCCCCGGCGAGTTCGTCTTCGCCGCCGCCTTTCTGGAGCACGGTCACATCTACGGCCAGTGCAACGGCTTGATCGAGGCCGGCGCGACGCTGCGCTGGGTGTACGACCCGGATCCGCAGAAGGTGGCCGCGTTCCGCGCCAAGTACCCGGACGTGCGCGTGGCGCGCTCGTTCGACGAAATCCTTGCCGACGCCGACGTGAAGCTCGTGGCGGCCGCCGCGATCCCGGCCGAGCGCGGCCAGATCGGCATGCGCGTCATGGAAGCCGGCAAGGACTACTTCACCGACAAGACGCCGTTCACGGCGCTCAGCCAGCTCGACGCCGCGAAGGCGGCCGTGGCCCGCACCGGCCGCAAGTACGCGGTCTATTACTCGGAACGGCTGCACGTGGAGTCCGCGATGTTCGCCACCGACTTTGTCGCCGCCGGTGGCATCGGTCGCGTGATCCAGGTGCTGGGCCTCGGGCCGCACCGCCTGAGCAAGAACGTCCGGCCCGCGTGGTTCTGGGAGAAGGAGCAATACGGCGGCATCCTGTGCGACATCGGGAGCCACCAGTTCGAGCAGTTTCTCACCTACAGCGGCGCGACGGATGCCTCGGTCACCCAGGCCGCCGTCGCCAACTTCGGCAACCCCGAGTACCCGGAGTTCGAGGACTTCGGCGAGGCGTCGCTCCTCGGCGACAACGGCACGTCGAACTACGTCCGCATCGACTGGTTCAACCCCGACGGCCTCGGCACCTGGGGCGATGGCCGCACGTTCATCCTCGGCACCGACGGCTACCTCGAGCTCCGCAAGTACATCGACGTCGGCCGAGACAAGGCCGGCGACAACGTGTACGTCGTCGATGCCAAGGGGGAGCACCGGCTCAACGTCACCGGCCAGGTTGGCTTCCGCTTCTTCGGCCAACTGATCCTCGACTGCCTCAACCGCACGGAGCACGCGATGACGCAGGCGCACGCGTTCAAGGCGGCCGAGCTCTGCCTGCGCGCGCAACTGGCCGCCCGGCGCATCGCCGTGCCCCCCGTCCCTTTCGCATGA